The nucleotide sequence GACGGCGGTGGCGGCGTTTTCTGTCGGCGCGGTGGTTACGGGCCAGTGGCAAACGGGCCTGTTGGCGGCCTTCTTCGTTGCCTTGATCGGCAATCTCGCAGGCCCGCGGGAATGGTTCGCCCGCCACGCCATCGGCTTCGATTACTTTTGGGCAACATCGCGCGTCATCCGGGATACGATCAACGAGTTCCCGTTGTGGAGCTTCTTGTTCGCGGATCTGCACGCCCACGTGCTGGTCATGCCGATCTCGTTGACGTTCCTGTGTCTCACCGTGTTGTGGGTGCGCACGCACGTGCTGCAGTCGCGCCAGCAGCGCCCCCGAGGCACGACTCTGGCGCTCCTGGTTCTGCTGTGCCTGACGTTGGGCGCCATCATGGTGACCAACACCTGGAGCACTCCCACTTACATTCTGTTCTTCGTCTTTTTGCTGGGCACACTCTGGCTCACCGAAGCGGAGCACGGAGGGTGGCTGGGCTTTCTGTTCGGCGGCATCGCCCGGGTTGGTATTCCGAGCGCCCTGCTCGTGGTTGGCGCCTATGTGCTTTTCCATCCGTACTGGAGCCACTTCGTGCGGGCAGAAGGCGCATGGTTGGGCTGGGAGCGTCTCGGGCCTGACAAGCTGGTCCAGGGTTATGACTTTCTGACCGTGTTCGGTCTGTTTCTGTTCGTCCTAGTGCCCTTCGTGCTGGCGCTCTGGACGCGCAGCATCCGGCGGGGAGAGGAACCGCTCGGTGTTGGCCGGTCGTTGTTACTCATCGCCACGATCGCGCTGATACTAGTCAGCCTGGCGATCTCCACGCGGGTGTTCTCCGCCATTCTGTTTCTGCTGACCTTACGTCCCCTGCTGGCGTTCAACACGGAACGCCGCTGGCGCATTCCGTTGACCATGGCGGCATTTGCCTTCGCCATCACCGCGGGCTGCGATCTCGTGTACGTGTGGGATCGCATGAACACCATCTTCAAGTTCTATCTGGAAGGATGGTTCTTGCTGGCCATTGCCGCTGCGGTCGCCGCCGGCGCACTCTGGAACGGCGCCGTGCGGCTGCCGTGGTTTCGGCCTATCTGGAAGGTCGCGCTCTCGCTGCTCATCGCCGTGGCGCTGTTCACTGCCGCAACTGACACACTCGGGGTGATCCGCACCAACCGCATGCCGACCCCAAAACCGACGCTTGACGGCATGGCGTATCTCCGGGAGAAGGCCCCGTTCGAGTTGGCCGCGTTCGAGTGGTTGAACCGGCATATTCAAGGCATCCCGGTGATCTTGGAAGCGCACGGTGATTCGTACCAGGAATTCACCCGCGTCTCCATGAACACGGGCCTGCCGACGGTGCTGGGCTGGGAGTATCACGTCTTCCAGCGCGGCCACCCGCAGGCCGAAATCACTCGCCGCAAGAGCGACATCGAGTCGGTGTACACCAGCAACAGCAAGGACAAGGTGGCGGCGTTGCTGCAACGCTATCACGTCGCCATGGTGTTCGTCGGAGCCCTGGAGCGTCGGGTGTACGCCGGTGGCAACCTCGAGCGCTTCACGCAATGGAGCGACTTGCTGACCCCGGTGTACCGCAATCCCGGAGTCACGATCTTCGCGGTGAACGGCCGCTTTACGGGAACTATCCCGGTGACCACGATCGAGGACATTGCGCAGCCGGCGCCCGAGGAAGGAGCACCGCAGGACGCCCCCGGCAAGCTGCATCAGCCGCGCGGCGTGGCCGCGACGCCGGAGGGCGATATCGTGGTGTGCGACTTCGGCAACAATCGTATCCAGGAGTTTGCCCGCGACTTGAGTTTCGTACGCGAATGGGGAACCCCAGGCCAGTTGCCAGGGCAGTTCAAGGAACCCTGCGGCATCGCTGTCAGTCCGAACGGTGAGGTCTTTGTTGCCGACACCTGGAATCATCGCGTGCAGGTGTTCTCCAAGGCAGGGGAGTACGTCCGCGAATGGGCAACCAGCTTCTATGGTCCACGCGGTGTGGCAGTGGACTCCACCGGGGCGGTGTTCGTGGCTGACACCGGCAACAATCGCATCGTGCGCTTCGCTGCCGATGGACAGAAGGAGATGGAGTGGGGAGGAAAGGGATCGGAGCCGGGCCGCTTTCTCGAGCCGGTGGGGCTGACCGCCGATGCGGCCGGCACGGTCTACGTCTGCGACAACGGCAACGGCCGGCTACAGTTGTTCGGTCGCGACGGGCGTTTCGTCGGTGCCTTCCCGGTGGCCGGGTGGGAGAGCAAGGTGTATTCGGAACCCAACGTGGCTGTCGACCCGTCCGGCACGATCTGGGTGACCGTGCCGGGAGCCAAAGAGGTGCGCAACTATGACCGGACCGGCAAGTTGTTGCGCACCATCACCGCTCAGAACACTCCCGGCGTGAGCTTCGGCATCCCCATGGGAATCACTTACCACGCCGCCGGCCATGCAATGATCATCAGCGATCTCGATCACCGCCTGGTGCGCATCCCGCTGGCGCCACAGTGAGCTGACCCGGCACCCATGCACGCAACCGAGGCCACCCAGGCTCCAAGGATGCAAACGACTCATGCGCCGCTGACGTCGTCCACGCCAGTCAGGTGGCGAGGGCTGCGGATACTGCTGCTCGTGGCCGCGCTGGCGAGCGCCGCCGCAGGCCAGTATTGGCTCAGCATCCGGCACGTCGCGCTCTGGTCAGCGCCAGCATGGATGGCCGCGCTGGTCTGCTTCATCCTTCTGTACATCCTCGGACGCGATGCTCGTGAACTCCCTTCTCCGAACGACGGTGCGGGCTCACGGTATGCGCAGTGGGGTTGGCTAGCGCTGGTGCTGGCTGTCGGCGTCTTCTTCACCGTCTTTCGCCTCAATCAGTTCCCGCCGGGGTTGAATCACGACGCCGCCTACGAGGGCTTGTACGCCATCCGTATTCTCAACGGACTGCCCTATACGCCGTACACTCCAGAGGCCTGGGGTCGAGAAACGTTCACCTTCTATCTCCGGGCACTCAGCGTGCTGCTCCTCGGCCCGACGCGGCTGGCGGTCACGCTGCCGTCGACGGTGGCCGGCATCTTCATTCTGCCCTTCTTCTTCGTCTGGGCACGCAAGATGTTCGGCGCACGCTTCGGCCTGATGGCGACGCTCCTCCTCGGCGTCTCGGGTTGGCACCTGGTCTTCAGCCGCACCGGCTGGCGTTCCGATTTCCAGCCGCTGTTCATGACCATCACCTGTTGTTTTTTCATACGCGGCATGGACACCGGTCGTGCGCTGGATTTCGCCCTCAGTGGAATCGGCTTGGCCGCGGCCTTGAACACCTACAACGGCGCGCGTCTCTTCCCGCTGCTTTTCCCGCTCTGGCTCGTTGCCGTCCTGCTGCAGTCCTGGCACTGGCGCGGATTCCTCCGCCAGTACTGGCACGGTCTGCTGTCCATGGCGGTGGCCTTCGGCATCGCCGTGGCGCCGTTGGCCTGGTACGCGGTACATAATTGGGAGGTCTTCCAGGGCCGGGCGCACGCGTTGGCGGGCGCCAGCACGCTGGTTGGAGCCCTCAAGGTTACGGCGCTGCTGTTCAACTACCGGGGAAATGGCGATGACTTTTTCATCGATACGCCGGCGCTTGAATACCCCGCCGCGATATTCCTGGCCTTTGGCATCTTGTGGGGCCTCGCCCGGATCCGCGACGAGCGCGTGCAGTTTGTCTTGCTGGGACTGGTGATCAACGCTGCCCCCGGCCTGGTGAGCAAGCCGAATATGAACCGGGACATCGGCACGATGCCGTTCGTCTACTTCTTCGCCGCCTTGGGAGCCATGTTCTTCGCCACGCAGATCAGGCGGCTCATCCCTCGCGTGGGCCATGTGCTGGCCTTGGCGTTCCTGGTGGTCGCCGGCGCTTCGGCACTGCAAGCGACGTTTGCACAGTACCTGGGTCAGCACCGGCGGGCCGTATGGGGCTACTACCCCGAGACCACCGTGCTCGGAAACTACATCAAGACACTGGTACCGCAGTACAACATCTGGGTCGGTGGCGCGAATTTTCCGCGCGACGCCTTGACCTATCTCTCGTACACCGGCCAAGTCGACCCGATGCAGCGCAACTACACCTGGCTGGATGATGTCACCGTGCTGTTGCAGATGAGCCCGGGGCTCGCGGCCAGCAAGGGACTGGCGTTCGTCTTGGCGACCAACGAGGAACCGAGCAGAACGGTCCTGCGCCAATTGGAGCAGCGCTATCCGCAGCACCAGGTAGTCGACGTACGTTACCCGGAAGAGAACGGCCCGGTCTTCGCCAGGGCGCTACTGGTAAGTCCCGAGACTGCGACCGAAACGCCGGCACCAGCGACCGCCCCAAAACCCGCAGAGCCGCCGACTCCCATCGGACAAGTACATCAGCCGCGCGGGGTAGCGGCGACCGGCAATGGCCATGTCTTCGTGTGCGACTTCGGCAACAACCGCATTCAGGAGTTCGGACGTGATCTGAACCCTGTGCGGCAATGGGGCGGCAGCGGCCAGACGCCCGGACGGTTCAACCAACCCTGTGGCGTGGCGGTGGATCCCGCTGGACAAGTCTTCGTCGCCGACACATGGAACCACCGTGTCCAGGTCTTCTCCGCGGAAGGCAATTTCGTGCGCGCGATGGCGGCGGATTTCTACGGACCGCGCGGCATCGCGGCGGACGCGAACGGCAGCGTATTCGTCGCCGACACGGGAAACAACCGGATCGTGCGCTTGTCGGCGACCGGCCAGAAGGAGAAGGAGTGGGGCGGTAAGGGCTCAGAGCCGGGACGGTTCCTGGAGCCGGTGGGCCTGGCGGTGGACGGCACTGGGCAGGTGTACGTGTGCGACAACGGCAATGGGCGGCTGCAGACTTTTACCCGCGACGGGGAATTGCTGAGTCAGTTCCCGGTGCCGGGATGGCAAAGCGGGGTGTATTCCGAACCCTACGTGACTCTCGATCCGCGCGGCAACATTTGGGTCACGGTGCCGAGCGCAAAAGAGGTCCGCAGCTATGACCGCGCTGGGAAGTTGTTGCGTACCATCACGGGACAGGGCACCGGTGGCGTGACCTTCGACACGCCGATAGGCATCGCGTACAGCACCGCCGCGCGCGAGTTGATCGTCGCCGACCTCGCCGACCGCGTGGTGCGCATCCCGGACAGCCGGTGAGCCGGAGGCGGACAGTGCGCCTCGAATCCTACTGCGACACCTCACTGTCGTAGGACAGCACGACGAGCACCTGACCTGCTTCGACCATATCGCCCGCCGAGACGCGTAACTCGCTGACCGTACCGGTGGCCTCGGCCACCAGGCGGTTCTCCATCTTCATCGCTTCCAGGATCAGCAAACCGTCGCCGGCCACAATGTGCTGGCCCGGTTGCACCAGGGCTTCGAGCACTCGGCCCGGCATCGGGGCGGTGATTTCGGGAGACGCGACCGTCGCGACCCGGTGCGCCGACGCGCCACTCTCGGACACGAACTGATAGACCTCACCATCGACGGCGACCAACCGGTCCCGGCCGTTGCGCACCAAGTCGACGCGGTATTGCCGCCCGTCGACGACGACAAAGAGCGTCGCATCATCCAGGTAGTGCGCTTCGACCACGTGCTCGGCACCATCCAGACCGACGCGATAGGCACCACCGTCGGACTGGACGTCGACAGCGACATGGTGCTGCTTATGACGGAGCGAGATCCGCATGGAGCCTCTTTGCTACCCCTGCCCCACACGCCAACTGCCAAGGGTCGTCCATGGCGAACAGGCCGCTGAAGCTCCCGGCTGCGCCTGTGTGGATGGCCGGCTCCGGAGCAAATCGATGGCGGCGGCAATGGCGGCAATCGTCCGATGAAGCTCCCGGCCAGTCCACGAGGGGAAATGGTCGGCGATGAAATGGGTGTGCGTCTCGCCGCGAACGAACGCGGGGTGTTCCAGAACTTCGAGCAGGAAGGGAATATCGGTGGTGCAGCCGAGGATGACGTAATCCTTCAGCGCCACGAGCATCCGCCGCCGTGCCGCGTCGCGATTCTCTGCCCAGACTGACACTTTGGCGAGCAACGGGTCGTAATACATGGGCACCGCGTACCCTGCCCTGATTCCCGAATCGACGCGAATGCCCGGCCCACTCGGCTCACGCAGGTGTGCGATCGTCCCCGGGCTGGGGAGGAACTGTTGCGACGGGTCCTCGGCGCAAATCCGGCATTCGATGGCGTGTCCGCGGCTGCCAACGTCGTGCTGCCGCAACCACAGCGGTTCGCCGGCGGCGAGCCGGAGTTGCGCCTGCACGATGTCGATACCGGTGACCCACTCGGTGATGGGATGCTCGACCTGCAAGCGGGTGTTCATTTCGAGAAAATAGAAGCGCCCATCCGCATCGAGCAGGAACTCGACCGTCCCGGCGTTCCGATAGCCGGAGCAACGGGCGACCGCGACGGCGGCTTCGGTCATTTGCTGTCGGAGTGCGGGGTCAACGGCGGGCGAGGGAGTTTCTTCAATGATCTTCTGGTGGCGGCGTTGAACCGAGCACTCGCGCTCCCCGAGATGGACGACGGTGCCTGAATTGTCGGCCAGAATCTGGATCTCCACATGTCGTGGCCGTTCGAGGTAGCGCTCGAGAAACAGCCGGCCATCCCCAAACGCTCCAAGCGCCTCGCGCCCGGCAGCACTGAAGGCTGGCAGCAACTCGGTTTCATCGCGAACGATGCGCATGCCTTTGCCACCGCCGCCCGCTGCGGCCTTGATGATCAACGGGTAGCCGAGACGGCGGGCTGCTGCCACCAGCTGGGCGCTGCGCTGCGGCGGATTCTCCTCTGCCGGCACAACCGGGACACCGGCGCGCGCGACAGTCCGGCGCGCCAGGGTCTTGTCACCCATCATGGCGATCGACTCCGGGCTCGGACCGATGAACACCATACCGGCCTCTTCGACCGCTCGAGCGAAGGACGCGTTCTCCGCCAGAAAGCCGTAGCCCGGATGCACCGCATCCGCACCCGTCGTGCGGGCGGCCTCGATGATGCGTGGAATATTCAGATAGCTCTCGGCACTGGGTGGTGCGCCGACGCAGACCGCCGTATCCGCGTGCTCGACATGCGGCGCCTGCGCATCCGCCGCCGAATAGATGGCAACGGTTTCGATCCCGGTCTCGCGGCAGGCACGCATCACGCGGATGGCGATCTCGCCGCGGTTGGCAATGAGGACTCTGTGGAACATGCTTGAAATAAGCTCTCAGCCCTCAGCTGTCAGCCCTTCCATATCTCTCGCCGCATTCCCTTGCTGATAGCTGACTGCTGACCGCTTCTCCTCACATCCGGAACACGCCCGGTCGCGTATCGGGGATCGGGCCGTGGGCGGCAGCCGCAAGGGCGAGGCCGAGGACGTGCCGGGTGTCGATGGGGTCAAGCACGCCGTCATCCCAGAGCCGCCCGGTCGAATAGTAGGGACTGCCTTCTCGTTCGTACTTCGCGAGGATGGGCGCCATGAACGCTTCTTGCTCCGCCGGCGTCAGTGTCTGCTGCCTGCTGGCGAGCTGCTGCAGCTTGACGGTAAGCAGCGTGCTGGCGGCCTGTTCGCCTCCCATCACCGATATGCGGCCGCCGGGCCACATACACAGCAGGCGCGGGCTGTAGGCACGGCCGCACATCCCGTAATTGCCCGCACCATTCGAGGCCCCGATGATCACCGTAAACTTCGGCACGGCCACCGTGCTGACCGCGTGCACCATTTTCGCGCCATCCTTGGCGATGCCACCTTGCTCGTACTTCTTTCCAACCATGAAACCGGTGATGTTCTGCAGAAAGATCAGGGGGATTTTCCGTTGCCCGCACAGCTCGATGAAGTGCGTCCCTTTGAGCGAGGACTCGGAGAACAGCGCACCGTTGTTCGCGACGAGGCCAACCAGATAGCCGTGGATACGGGCAAAGCCGGTGACCAGCGTGGTGCCGTAGAGCGGCTTGAACTCATGCAGTCGGCTGCCGTCCACCAGGCGCGCGATGATTTCGCGGACGTCGTACTGCCTTCTCGCATCGCATGGGAGGATGCCGTAGATCTCGCGCGCTTCGTACGCAGGCTCCTCCGGTGTCTGCTGATCCAGCACCGAGGGTGGCGCCGGACCCAGATTCTCAAAGATTGAGCGCGTAATTTCGATGGCGTGTTGGTCATTGGCGGCGAGATAATCGGAGACCCCGGAGATGCGCGTGTGCACATCACCGCCGCCGAGCTCCTCCGCCGACACCTCTTCGCCGGTGGCGGCCTTCACCAGCGGCGGTCCTCCCAGAAAAATCGTACCGACACCGCGCACGATCACGTTTTCGTCGCACATGGCGGGCACATACGCCCCGCCAGCCGTGCATGAGCCCATGACGACCGCGATCTGCGCCATGCCGGCAGCGGAGAGGCGCGCTTGATTGAAAAAGATCCGCCCGAAATGCTCGCGGTCGGGGAAGATCTCCGCCTGCAGGGGCAGGAATGCACCGCCCGAGTCCACCAGGTACACACACGGCAGGCGGTTCTCCAACGCGATCTCTTGGGCGCGGAGGTGCTTCTTCACCGTCATCGGGAAGTAGGTACCGCCCTTGACCGTCGCATCGTTCGCCACAATCACCGTCTGCCGGCCACTGACGGTGCCGATACCCGTGACGATACCGGCCCCAGGAGCTTCGTTGTCGTACAGGCCGTACGCCGCCAGCGGCGACAGCTCCAGAAACGGCGTGTCCGGGTCGATCAGCGCGTCGATACGTTCGCGGGCGAGCAGTTTCCCGCGCTCTTTGTGGCGTCGCCGCAACTCTTCCGGTCCGCCGGCCCGCACCTCGAGCAGCCGCGCACGCAACTCCGCAGCCAGCGACTCGTTGTAGCGGCGGTTCTCTTCGAACCCCGGGTCAGTGAGGCGAACCTTAGTTTCAATCCGGCGCATTGGAGAACAGATACCAGATCGAGGACAGGGTCGGCCAGCGGCCCGAAGGCCATCTTCGCCGCACCCATCCATGGCGAGTTTCCGGCCCGTGTTTCCGGCCCGTTGCCACCAGGGCGAACTCGTGATAGCAAAATCCAGTTTTTGCCTGCAAGGTCAATGGGGAAACACGTTCTGGACGGACAGCGCAACCGGGATATCGCCGGTGTGGTGAATCGCCTCCACCACCGGCTGGACTTTCGTTTTCCGCCGTTTCGCTTCGAAGATTTCCTTCGCGCGTTTGAGACCTACAAGATTTTCGAGGTCGACATGCCGCTGGGCCTCGATGGGCGAATCTTCTTGACCCCGGATGGCGAACAGAAGACCATCTACCTGCGCAAGGACAATCCACGCACCCGGCTGCGATTCACGTTGGCGCACGAGATCATGCACGCGGAACTGCATTCCCGCAGCGGCAACTTGCAAAACCTTACGGCCTGCCGGACCTCGGAGCACCACCGCGACGGGCGGCGTAACGTCTTAGAGCGCGAGGCTGATCTGGGTGCTGCAACCTTACTGATGCCGCTGTCGATGATCGATCGCCACCTACCCTATCGCATCAGGCGGGAGTATCGTGATTCCGTGGTCAAAGACATGGCACGTCTGTTTCGAGTCAGCGAAACCGCGAGGCGCATCCAACTGAAGAACTACGTCGCATACCCCGGGGAAATTGTCGCGCCTTAAGCATCTGAACCCTGACCCGCTGCCGGAGGCGAGGGGACCCAACAGGGTACGTTGCCGAACTTATGAACCGGTGCACTGAGCCCTCAGCCGGATCCCGCATGGGCATTCGATGAAGGTTTTGTATTTCGACGCCTTCGCGGGCATCAGCGGCGACATGACCGTTGGCGCGTTGCTGGCGCTGGGGCTCCCGCTCGAGCGACTCAAGAGTGAGTTGGCGCAATTCCCCCTCAGTGGCTACTCCATCGCCGCCACGCCGGCGCGTGTTCACGGCATCTCGGCAACCAGGTTTGAAGTCGAGGTCTCGCCCAGCGGGCATCCCAACCGAGCCTTCCGTGACATTCGGCAGATGCTCGAACGCAGTGGGCTGCAGCCGGCGGTGAAGCGTGGCGCGCAGGCGATCTTCACCAAGCTGGCAGAAGCGGAGGGACGGGTGCACGGTGTCGAGCCCGATGCAGTCGAGTTCCACGAAATCGGTGCGATCGACTCGATTGTCGACATCGTCGGAACGGCGATCGGCATGACGTGGCTCGGCAGCGAACGGGTGTACGTCTCCCGGCTCCCCCTCGGCTCCGGCGTGGTGCCATCGCAGCACGGCTCACTGCCTGTGCCCGCCCCGGCAACGGTGGAACTGCTGCGCGGCTTCGTAACGCAACCCAGCGATGGCGACAGCGAACTGGTCACCCCTACTGGCGCCGCCATCATCGCAAGTCTGGCGCTCCCGGAGCCGGCCCCCGAGCTCCGTATTCAGGCCAGCGGATATGGAGCCGGGAAGCGCAGTTTGCGCGACAGGCCAAACCTCTTACGCGCCATCGTGGGCGAGAGCGTCGCGCCCACCGGGCGAGATGACGTCATCGTCATTGAAACCAATATCGACGACTACAATCCCGAATTCTACGAACACGTCATGGATCGGCTCTTCGAGGCCGGGGCGCGAGACGTCTATCTCACGCCAGTGCACATGAAAAAGAACCGGCCGGGCGTCCTGCTGACCGTCCTTTGCACCGAAGGCGAACGCGAACGGCTCTCGAGCATCGTGTTGAACGAAACGTCCACCATCGGTCTGCGCTATTATCCGGCCCGACGACTCGTCCTGTCCCGAGACACCTGGGAAGTCAGTACTCCATACGGAACGGTACGGGTGAAAATTGCCCTGAGCCCAGACGGTCACGAGAACATGGCGCCGGAGTACGAAGATTGCAGACGGCTGGCGCGGGAGAAGACCGTTCCCATCAGGCTGGTCTATCAGGCTGCGCTGGCCGCCGCACAAGGCTCAGCACGGAACAAGTAGACCGTCGATCCGCAGGCGCTCCGAAAACACCTGCGCCAGCCGCTGCCGAGTCTCCGCTGTGGCACTGATCTCCCCCAGGTGCGGCACGACGCCGAGGGCAGGACCAAGCAGCCGGCTCAAGGTATCCACGTTCGATCGAGCCGCTTCATCGCTCTCAGCGCTGAGGAAATTCACCACGTAGCCCAGGACGCGCAGGCCGATGGCTTCGGCGTAACGCACGGTCAACAAGGCATGATTGATCGCACCCAGCCGTGACCCAACCACCACCAGGACCGGAACGTCAAGACGCTTGGCCAAGTCAGCGAAAGTCAGAGTGGGCGTCAGCGGCACGAGTAACCCTCCCGCACCCTCGATCAATGTAACATCGTGCGCCGACGCAATGGTCTTGTAACACCACAGCAGACGGTCCAGATCGATGATCACGGCTTCACGCTCAGCAGCAACCAACGGGGCCAGCGGCTCACGCAAGCGGTAGGGGCAAATCGTTTTCAGTTCGGAGTGGCAGCCTGAAAAGAATTGCAGACGACCGGCATCGGACGTAAGAGGCCGATCATTGAAGTCGGGAGGGCAGCCGGTTTCCGCCGGCTTGTACACCCCTACCGTCCATCCCCTCCAGCTCAAAGCCGCTGCGATACCGCTGGACACCGTGGTCTTACCGACCCCAGTGTCGGTACCGGTTACAAAGATACCCTTAAACTGCAAACTACGACCTGCCTCTCAGCAGGTCTCATGTAGCAAAACCAAGGCGGGAAAAAAGCAACATCGACCACTGCCCTAGCTCACCACCACCGCCCACAAGGTCCACGCAACGACACCCCACAGAGCCAAGCTGATAAGTGTTCCGGTAACAAACCCGAAGAATGGAATGTCACGCGTATCCTCGGGCGCCAGATCGTCAACTCGCCATGCCGCTCGGCTGTAAACCAGTTCCATAACTACCCTCCCGGTATTTCCGTAAAGCAATGGCTGTGCCACCAGCGGTATTCGCTAACATAGGGCGCCGCCGAGCGAAATATCTTCTAATCAGAAGGCGAATACTGCAAGGAATTTCCTAATTTTGCCGGAAGAATATGGTTCATGGCGCTTCTGTAACCTGGATGATCGAATCACGGACTACATCGCTGAGGAAATCCACCTGGTCTTCGGTGATGCAAAGCGGCGGCATCAACACAATTACGTTGCCGAGCGGCCGCAGAATGATGCCCCGTTTTCGAGCTTCCATGATGGTGCGCACGCCGACACGATCTGATGCCGCAAACGGATGTCGATTGTCACAATTTCGTACCAATTCGATACCAACCATTAGTCCTAGCTGTCGTATATCACCGACATGGCGTAACGGCAGGAAGTCACTCTCAAGTTTGCTGCGCAGTTGCTGGCTGCGCCGAATCACATTCTCGAGCACCCCTTCGTTCTCAAAAACCTGCAAACTAGCGAGTGCCACCGCGCAAGCAAGTGCATTACCGGTGTAAGTATGGCCGTGAAAGAAGGCCTTGAACTCTTCGTATGGCGCGAGGAAGGTCTGGAAGATCTCTTCCGTAGCGAAGGTCGCGGCCAGGGGAAGATACCCGCCAGTGATGCCCTTGCCGACACACATGAGATCCGGTTCGACCTGTTCGTGTTCAACAGCGAACATCTTCCCCGTCCGGCCAAACCCGGTGGCGACCTCGTCGCAGATCAGCAAGACACCATGCTGGCGGGTCAGCTGGCGCAGCCCCCGTACGTAGCCAGCGGGCTGCGACCACATGCCGGCGGCACCCTGCATCAGCGGCTCGATGACAAGGGCGGCAATTTCGTCGCCTTTGCTTCCCAAGAGCGCCGCAGCCTCCGCCAGTGCGCTTTGCAGCGCATCCTCTTCATTCATCCCACGCTGCCAGCGGTAGACGTGGGGTGGATTCAGCCGATGGCAGGGGAAGAGCGCGGACTTGAAAAAGCGGTGGAAGGTCTCCGAGTACCCCACGCTGACGGCGCCGAGTGTATCGCCGTGGTATGACTCGGTCAGGGCCGCAAAGCGCGTCCGTTTCGTCTCTCCTCGGAGTTGCCAGTACTGCAGCGCCAACTTCAGCGCGATTTCCACCGCCGTCGCGCCAGCATCAGAAAAGAACACCCGAGTCAAACCGCGTGGGGCGATATCGGCTAATCGTTTGGCGAGGATGATCGACGGCACGCTCGCCAGTCCCAGCAATGTGGAGTGCGCGATTTGCTCCGCCTGCTCGCGCAGAGCCCTGTCCAGCTCGGGATGGCGATGCCCGTGCACGTTGCACCAGAGTGACGACACCCCATCCAGGTAGCGCGTGCCGGAGACGTCAATCAGGTACGCCCCTTCGCCGCTCGCAATGATCAGCGGTTCCTCGGCCAGCCACTCCTGCATCTGGGTAAACGGATGCCACAGATGGGCGTGGTCCCATCGCGCCAGCTCGGCGGGGTCGAAGCGGGTCACGATTCCTCCGAAAAGACCCGCCGAAAGGCCTCCAACGCAAAGGCCAGATCCTCCTGCGTGTGCGTGCTCATTGCCGTCACCCGGAGTCGCGCCGTGCCCGCAGGGACGGTGGGCGGCCGGATGCCTTGCACGAACACGCCTGCGGCGAGCAAACGATCTGAAACACGCATGGCACGATCCGCGTCACCGATCGGCACCGGCAGGATGTGAGTTGGCCGCGCGCCAACGCTCAGGCCGATCTGTTTGAATCCACGGTGGAGGTACGCGGCATTGTCTTCAAGCCGCTGCCTGCGCTCGGGATCGCTGGAGATGATGGTGAGTGCGGCTGCCGCCGCCGCCACCACCGGCGGGGGCAAGGCCGTAGTGTACACGAAGCTGCGAGCGGTATTGAGCAGCAGGTCGACCAGGGCACGGCTGCCGGCGACGAACGCGCCGAAGGTTCCCACCGCCTTACCCAGCGTACCCATCTGGATCGCAACGCGTTGCTGCAACCCCTCCGCCGCCACCACACCACAGCCCTGTGGCCCCACGACGCCGGTGGCGTGCGCCTCATCCACCATGACGAACGCACCATGACGCTCCGCCACCTCACAGATGGCGGACAATGGCGCCGTGTCACC is from Candidatus Binatia bacterium and encodes:
- the bioA gene encoding adenosylmethionine--8-amino-7-oxononanoate transaminase encodes the protein MTRFDPAELARWDHAHLWHPFTQMQEWLAEEPLIIASGEGAYLIDVSGTRYLDGVSSLWCNVHGHRHPELDRALREQAEQIAHSTLLGLASVPSIILAKRLADIAPRGLTRVFFSDAGATAVEIALKLALQYWQLRGETKRTRFAALTESYHGDTLGAVSVGYSETFHRFFKSALFPCHRLNPPHVYRWQRGMNEEDALQSALAEAAALLGSKGDEIAALVIEPLMQGAAGMWSQPAGYVRGLRQLTRQHGVLLICDEVATGFGRTGKMFAVEHEQVEPDLMCVGKGITGGYLPLAATFATEEIFQTFLAPYEEFKAFFHGHTYTGNALACAVALASLQVFENEGVLENVIRRSQQLRSKLESDFLPLRHVGDIRQLGLMVGIELVRNCDNRHPFAASDRVGVRTIMEARKRGIILRPLGNVIVLMPPLCITEDQVDFLSDVVRDSIIQVTEAP
- a CDS encoding carboxyl transferase domain-containing protein; this translates as MRRIETKVRLTDPGFEENRRYNESLAAELRARLLEVRAGGPEELRRRHKERGKLLARERIDALIDPDTPFLELSPLAAYGLYDNEAPGAGIVTGIGTVSGRQTVIVANDATVKGGTYFPMTVKKHLRAQEIALENRLPCVYLVDSGGAFLPLQAEIFPDREHFGRIFFNQARLSAAGMAQIAVVMGSCTAGGAYVPAMCDENVIVRGVGTIFLGGPPLVKAATGEEVSAEELGGGDVHTRISGVSDYLAANDQHAIEITRSIFENLGPAPPSVLDQQTPEEPAYEAREIYGILPCDARRQYDVREIIARLVDGSRLHEFKPLYGTTLVTGFARIHGYLVGLVANNGALFSESSLKGTHFIELCGQRKIPLIFLQNITGFMVGKKYEQGGIAKDGAKMVHAVSTVAVPKFTVIIGASNGAGNYGMCGRAYSPRLLCMWPGGRISVMGGEQAASTLLTVKLQQLASRQQTLTPAEQEAFMAPILAKYEREGSPYYSTGRLWDDGVLDPIDTRHVLGLALAAAAHGPIPDTRPGVFRM
- a CDS encoding ImmA/IrrE family metallo-endopeptidase, encoding MGKHVLDGQRNRDIAGVVNRLHHRLDFRFPPFRFEDFLRAFETYKIFEVDMPLGLDGRIFLTPDGEQKTIYLRKDNPRTRLRFTLAHEIMHAELHSRSGNLQNLTACRTSEHHRDGRRNVLEREADLGAATLLMPLSMIDRHLPYRIRREYRDSVVKDMARLFRVSETARRIQLKNYVAYPGEIVAP
- the larC gene encoding nickel pincer cofactor biosynthesis protein LarC, with amino-acid sequence MKVLYFDAFAGISGDMTVGALLALGLPLERLKSELAQFPLSGYSIAATPARVHGISATRFEVEVSPSGHPNRAFRDIRQMLERSGLQPAVKRGAQAIFTKLAEAEGRVHGVEPDAVEFHEIGAIDSIVDIVGTAIGMTWLGSERVYVSRLPLGSGVVPSQHGSLPVPAPATVELLRGFVTQPSDGDSELVTPTGAAIIASLALPEPAPELRIQASGYGAGKRSLRDRPNLLRAIVGESVAPTGRDDVIVIETNIDDYNPEFYEHVMDRLFEAGARDVYLTPVHMKKNRPGVLLTVLCTEGERERLSSIVLNETSTIGLRYYPARRLVLSRDTWEVSTPYGTVRVKIALSPDGHENMAPEYEDCRRLAREKTVPIRLVYQAALAAAQGSARNK
- the bioD gene encoding dethiobiotin synthase — its product is MQFKGIFVTGTDTGVGKTTVSSGIAAALSWRGWTVGVYKPAETGCPPDFNDRPLTSDAGRLQFFSGCHSELKTICPYRLREPLAPLVAAEREAVIIDLDRLLWCYKTIASAHDVTLIEGAGGLLVPLTPTLTFADLAKRLDVPVLVVVGSRLGAINHALLTVRYAEAIGLRVLGYVVNFLSAESDEAARSNVDTLSRLLGPALGVVPHLGEISATAETRQRLAQVFSERLRIDGLLVPC